Proteins from a single region of Electrophorus electricus isolate fEleEle1 chromosome 5, fEleEle1.pri, whole genome shotgun sequence:
- the LOC113569026 gene encoding stonustoxin subunit beta-like, whose translation MNVKGRLETLRLEYAGEIRIKPGLRKYACDLTLDPNTANTRLTLSEGNRKVTCVEEQQPYSDHPERFDCVQVVCRESLTGRCYWEAEWSGRADISVTYKGIRRKGGSRECWFGCNIKSWSLICSNNRYTVSHNNKRTALSTPCSSNRVGVYLDWAAGTLSFYSVSHTHTLTHLHTFHSRFTEPLYAGFEVWIPDYSVYVCELE comes from the exons ATGAATGTTAAAGGGAG ACTGGAGACACTCAG attgGAGTATGCAGGGGAGATCAGAATCAAACcaggactaagaaaat atgcgtgtgatctcacactggacccaaacacagcaaacacacgtctcactctgtctgaggggaacagaaaggtgacgtgtgtggaggagcagcagccATATtctgatcatccagagagatttgactgtgtgcaggttgtgtgtagagagagtctgactggacgctgttactgggaggctgagtggagtgggagggctgatatatcagtgacatataaaggcaTCAGGAGGAAAGGAGGCAGTAGAGAATGTTGGTTTGGATGTAATATAAAGTCCTGGAGTCTAATCTGCTCTAATAACCGATACACTGTCAGTCACAATAATAAGAGAACTGCCCTCTCTACCCCCTGCAGCTctaacagagtaggagtgtatctggactgggctgcaggcactctgtccttctacagcgtctctcacacacacacactcacacacttacacacattccactccagattcactgagcccctctatgcagggtttgAGGTTTGGATTCCTGACTactcagtgtatgtgtgtgagctagaatag